The Pectobacterium wasabiae CFBP 3304 DNA segment TATCATCTGGGAGACCTTTTCGCGGTAGCGCTGACGGTTGGTTACCATACGTTGGCCAAAACTTAGTGAGCTTTATCGGCTTTTTTAATCGAAGCCTGTAGGGCTTCAGCGAAAGAACGCGCCAGAACCTGACGTTGCGCAGGTGCGATGCTGGTGTTAATCAGGTTCGTCACCATATTACCGAGCACCATCAAAGCAAGATCGGTCGGGGCGTGGTGCTTTTCCAGAACATTGACCATCTCAGAAAGCAGTTGTTCAACGTGTTCGTCACTATAACGGGATGATTGTGGCATAAAATGGCGTATCTCAAGCAGGTAAAGTCGCTTATCTTACCGTATAGGCTTATGCTTTTCTGCACTTTTATCATTAATGCATTTTTATCACTGACGTGCTTTCATCAATAACAACGAGTGTAGACGCTTAGCGCGTACAGATGTGACGGCAGCTTTATGTATTGCGGCCTGCCCGTATCAGTGTTTGAATACGCGCCTTGCCAAAAGGAGAGTTTATCATGAGTCTGGATATCGCCCAGATTGCCTTGCATCAGCTAATTAAACGTGACGAACAAACGCTGGAAATGGTGTTGCGTGATTCCCTGCTGTCGACCAACGCGGCAGTAGAAGAAATGATGGCTGAACTGCATCGTGTTTACAGCGCCAAGAGTAAGGCCTACGGGCTGTTTAATGAGCAAAGCGAGCTGGCCGATGCGCTGCGGGCTTGTCGCAAAGGGGATGAGGACTTTCTGAGTTTCTCACGCGCCGCGACCGGACGACTGCGTGACGAACTGGCGAAGTACCCGTTTGCTGAAGGCGGTATCGTGCTGTTCTGCCAGTACCGCTATCTGGCGGTCGAATATTTATTGATATCGGTGCTTAATAGCTGCAATAGCATGCGGGTTAATGAACAGTTGGATATCAGCACTACGCATTATCTGGATATCAATCATGCCGATATCGTTGCGCGTATCGATCTGACAGAATGGGAAACCAATCCTGAATCCGCGCGCTATCTGACGTTTCTGAAAGGCCGTGTCGGGCGCAAGGTGTCTGACTTTTTCATGGATTTTTTGGCCGCGTCAGAAGGGTTGGACACCAAAGCACAAAACCGTGGCTTGCTGAAAGCGGTCGATGAGTATTGTGATGAGGCACAACTGGATAAAAACGAGCGCCAGAATTATCGTCAGCAGGTGTATAGCTACTGTAATGAGCAGTTGCAGTCCGGCGAGGAAATCGAGTTAGCGTCGTTGTCGCAGGAACTGCCACCGCTGGGTGAGAAAACCTTTCAGCAGTTTTCAGCCGATCAGGGCTATGAGCTGGAAGAGAGCTTCCCTGCCGATCGTGGGACACTGCGTCAGTTGACCAAATTTGCTGGCAGCGGCGGTGGCATCAGCCTGAACTTTGATGCGTTATTACTCGGTGAGCGGATTTTCTGGGATCCGGCGACGGATACGTTGACGATTAAAGGCACGCCGCCAAACCTGCGCGATCAGTTACAGCGTCGGACGAGTGGTGGTAAGCAGTAGAAAGAGATCCAGCCCTTTTTTTATTACTCAGAAAAAGGGCTGTTGCTGATAACAATTAGAAATATTTAAGCCAGCGGATGTCTCGGCGACGGGCTTTTAAGCGTGCAAACGCCCGGACGGGCGAAAATAGCACGGCCATCAGTACCAGAGTACACACCCACAGTTGCCAGACGGCGGAAAAACCGAACCACTCCCCCTGATTCTTCCCCCAGATTGCTACCGTAGTTAAATATATGCCTTTTAAAACATACAGATGCAGTAGATAGAAAAACATTGGCGCAGCGCCGAAGCTCGCTAACATAACAAGCCAATGCTTTTGCTGCTGACGTTCAAACAGGGCGAGCAGGCCAAACCCGATACCAAGCGTCAGGCAGATAAACAACAATGATGGCGGGTATTTCGTGATGTTGAAATAGCTCATGAGCGTCTGAGTGATGACATCACCCGGCAGCCAGGGTTTATCGCCATACAAATTGATGCTGCGCAATATGAAGAACAGCGTTAGCGTGATTCCGGCCAGAGCGAGTAGGGTTTTCTGGCGCTGAAGCGGAAAGATGTCTTTTCGGTATAGCGCGCCAGCCGCATAGCCAAGTGAAATGACGCCAATCCAGGGAAGCACTGGATATGAAGTACGCATACGCAATGTTTCGCTGATTTCTATCCAACTGCGATCGTGCAAAATAGCCCAGGGAATCGACCAGATGGAACCTGCGGAAGCATGCAGAGAGTCCAGCAGATTATGCCCGCCGACGATAACGAGACCCAATATGAAAACCAGTCTGGCAGGTAACCAGATCAGCGCGCTGAGGGCGAGCATACTCATACCGATGGCCCAGATTACCTGCAAATAAATGACCTGCGGTGGGAATTGAAACGTCCATGCGAAATTGATTAGCGTGATCTCAAGAACAATCAGAATTAAGCCGCGTTGGAACAGAAAGAGGGCGGTTTGCCGACGATCTTGCACTTTCTGATGATAAAGCGCCGCAGAGAGGCCAGTTAAAAACACAAACACGGGGGCGCACAGATGGGCCAGCGTGCGGTTGATAAATAACATGGGATCGGTGCTGGTGACATCTATGGGATCGGCAAGCTGGAGGTGCAGATAAAAGGTTTCCCGCACATGGTCTAGTAGCATAAGTACCATCACCAGACCGCGCAGGGCATCGATAGCGATAAGCCGCTGAGATATCTCTCGAGACATGTTCACATTCCTTTGTGAATGAATAGATTTTTATAAAAAAAACGCCGCATAGGCGGCGTTCTTCTTTCCCGGCGTCCCGGAAAACGACTTCAGCGCAAACTAAACGCGAACGAAGTCGATGTGAGTCAGTTTAGGCTTGTAAACGTGACGTTGTACAGCCTGAACTTTAACTTGAACTTCTTTGCCATCGATAGACAGGATCAGTGTTTCACCGTAGAAGCCATCTTTAACTTCTTGGTTTTTCACTGAATCGTGATCCAGTTCGATAGAGACTGGTGCTTCTGAACCACCGTAAACGATGGCTGGGAATTTACCAGCGGAACGCAGGCGGCGGCTCGCACCCTTACCCTGACCTTGACGTGCTTCTGCTTTGATAGTAATCATTTTCTTCTCTACTTATATAAAGTAATCCTGCTACAGGCGACCCAGCAGCAGGTTGGGTTATTCAGCTTCTGCGAACAAAAGCGGGCTAAATTCTAGCGGAATATGGCTTCATGGGCAA contains these protein-coding regions:
- the yejK gene encoding nucleoid-associated protein YejK, producing MSLDIAQIALHQLIKRDEQTLEMVLRDSLLSTNAAVEEMMAELHRVYSAKSKAYGLFNEQSELADALRACRKGDEDFLSFSRAATGRLRDELAKYPFAEGGIVLFCQYRYLAVEYLLISVLNSCNSMRVNEQLDISTTHYLDINHADIVARIDLTEWETNPESARYLTFLKGRVGRKVSDFFMDFLAASEGLDTKAQNRGLLKAVDEYCDEAQLDKNERQNYRQQVYSYCNEQLQSGEEIELASLSQELPPLGEKTFQQFSADQGYELEESFPADRGTLRQLTKFAGSGGGISLNFDALLLGERIFWDPATDTLTIKGTPPNLRDQLQRRTSGGKQ
- a CDS encoding DUF1624 domain-containing protein; this translates as MSREISQRLIAIDALRGLVMVLMLLDHVRETFYLHLQLADPIDVTSTDPMLFINRTLAHLCAPVFVFLTGLSAALYHQKVQDRRQTALFLFQRGLILIVLEITLINFAWTFQFPPQVIYLQVIWAIGMSMLALSALIWLPARLVFILGLVIVGGHNLLDSLHASAGSIWSIPWAILHDRSWIEISETLRMRTSYPVLPWIGVISLGYAAGALYRKDIFPLQRQKTLLALAGITLTLFFILRSINLYGDKPWLPGDVITQTLMSYFNITKYPPSLLFICLTLGIGFGLLALFERQQQKHWLVMLASFGAAPMFFYLLHLYVLKGIYLTTVAIWGKNQGEWFGFSAVWQLWVCTLVLMAVLFSPVRAFARLKARRRDIRWLKYF
- a CDS encoding YejL family protein — its product is MPQSSRYSDEHVEQLLSEMVNVLEKHHAPTDLALMVLGNMVTNLINTSIAPAQRQVLARSFAEALQASIKKADKAH
- the rplY gene encoding 50S ribosomal protein L25; this translates as MITIKAEARQGQGKGASRRLRSAGKFPAIVYGGSEAPVSIELDHDSVKNQEVKDGFYGETLILSIDGKEVQVKVQAVQRHVYKPKLTHIDFVRV